From Streptomyces sp. NBC_00690, a single genomic window includes:
- a CDS encoding DNRLRE domain-containing protein: MPDSSRIKRTLSIALGTVLLTTGGTAIAVVPPMETIPSAPGKTVSKAPQPSAADIARADLAWAAKHSKGGIPWALAKAKRAGKRVLVPNETTATTLTHANPDGSLTSDVNSGPMRMQRGGKWVNVDATLTTNADGQVVSRAHPAGLRLAPGGGTPAPSLKAARAAAGQDLVTLGSGEEQVTLQWKGGLPKPQLEGTRATYRNAVPGADVVVQATRTGFEQFVNINQRPAAGGYSYTLPLRTEGLKAEPQKDGSVTFTDPKTGAKRAVMPAPVMWDATVDKVSGKHTNRHRVDMKVVDQGGGAFDLVITPDAGFLADPDTKYPVTVDPSTSNLSNAFDTYVQQGETVDLSTDVELDFGNPGTTNPDGTLRSARSFITWNTAPFKDALITNADLSLWNFHSGNTDCTPQQWTVWDTTASSTASRWTNQPTWQQQYHSSTQTKGNPSCTTAPDGWISADVTTLVQSWSSALDGRGYMGLRALTDDVKAWKRVNSANATANPPKLTVTWNYRPGDGTAQQAGAPFKSYAGVWAVNTTTPTLRDKFTDADGDTVNGTFQVYDAATNTPITTPAGDGVIVSGFVTPGSWASVKVPAGQLVNGKTYKFRTNAYDGTHYNLNWSPWREFVVDTTAPGEPKTITSATYPENWGGGGAGVSGTFNVNTGVSDAREVQYRLDPYEDDAPDANWTGVAATAPVARAVENTASYALAPAADGNHLVQTRSVDRADNVGPIRDYGFTAGNRNYNRPPKLDITLPQPDTTSPIPVQTDEPQRHPLYKQGSQSRVVRNGTSTVTITPRAEQSALAASMAAKAVRAPTRPDPIVNKPWCQPSLFGEAQKSLFTRTEACLFMDLRYEARSKTLPGVPDIVYTADFETHFQVKTDPHTSEIKTWLQLVPIRNTFPAVDKAVIFGSDAPGAYIDIMCNSDGCNNGAGGKPIDFHGSLNWNGGMNGNQPNDTHISTGTSNHTWNGKVNDATLGRDTHVSKNLPMYLITQPMPGVDPPPAPDGRKREWGNHVPAIAPELTVRCDKVASYGAPGCILSQYIPTFKFNTAKYPAAAAHAWVVQNRSASKGLGVILTKPLLYHPPPARAASGWDTDTSRDVMCAKYGGKRVGGYVPKKTFVKHPWTFLHPELTSNGKDEVNCDEFPFAATYQSAGLPSSHGGLMPAGRDGGGECLQTVAAKVDNGSEHLLDDTRYDPPTWNEKCGRSSMSGEVNQGSMRRFGSDFSSKFRLIDKDAYLLDPGNAWFRTCNTTTADLVCVMTKP; the protein is encoded by the coding sequence TTGCCTGATTCTTCCAGAATAAAGCGGACATTGTCCATTGCTTTAGGTACGGTGCTGCTGACGACCGGCGGCACAGCCATAGCCGTTGTCCCACCGATGGAGACCATTCCGTCGGCGCCTGGCAAGACGGTTTCCAAGGCCCCACAGCCGAGTGCCGCGGACATCGCCAGGGCGGATCTCGCGTGGGCGGCCAAGCACAGTAAGGGCGGTATCCCCTGGGCCCTCGCGAAGGCGAAGAGGGCGGGGAAGAGGGTTCTCGTCCCCAACGAGACCACAGCCACCACTCTCACCCATGCCAACCCGGACGGGTCGCTCACCTCAGATGTGAACTCGGGCCCGATGCGGATGCAGCGCGGCGGTAAATGGGTGAACGTCGACGCCACGCTCACCACGAACGCGGACGGTCAGGTGGTCTCCCGGGCCCACCCAGCTGGTCTTAGGCTCGCACCCGGCGGCGGCACGCCCGCCCCGTCGCTGAAAGCGGCCAGGGCTGCGGCCGGCCAGGATCTGGTGACCCTGGGCAGCGGCGAGGAGCAGGTCACGCTGCAGTGGAAGGGCGGCCTGCCGAAACCACAACTTGAAGGCACCCGAGCGACATACCGGAACGCCGTGCCTGGGGCAGACGTGGTGGTGCAGGCGACCCGGACCGGGTTCGAGCAGTTTGTGAACATCAACCAGCGGCCCGCCGCCGGCGGCTACAGCTACACGCTGCCGCTGAGGACCGAGGGCCTGAAAGCCGAGCCCCAGAAAGACGGGTCAGTGACCTTCACCGACCCGAAGACCGGGGCGAAGCGGGCGGTGATGCCCGCGCCGGTGATGTGGGACGCCACGGTCGACAAGGTCTCCGGGAAGCACACCAACCGGCACCGGGTGGACATGAAGGTCGTGGACCAGGGTGGCGGTGCGTTCGACCTCGTCATCACGCCGGACGCTGGATTCCTGGCCGACCCGGACACGAAGTACCCGGTGACCGTCGACCCCTCGACGTCGAACCTGTCGAACGCCTTCGACACCTATGTCCAGCAGGGCGAGACCGTCGACCTGTCCACGGACGTCGAGCTGGACTTCGGGAACCCCGGCACCACTAACCCCGACGGGACGCTACGGAGCGCCAGGTCGTTCATCACCTGGAACACCGCACCGTTCAAGGACGCCCTGATCACGAACGCGGACCTCAGCCTGTGGAACTTCCACTCCGGCAACACCGACTGCACCCCGCAGCAGTGGACCGTCTGGGACACCACCGCTTCCTCCACCGCCTCGCGGTGGACGAATCAGCCGACATGGCAGCAGCAGTACCACTCCTCCACCCAGACCAAGGGGAATCCTTCCTGCACCACCGCCCCGGACGGGTGGATCAGCGCAGACGTCACCACCCTCGTGCAGAGCTGGTCTTCCGCCCTGGACGGCAGGGGCTACATGGGCCTGCGCGCGCTCACGGACGACGTCAAAGCGTGGAAACGCGTCAACTCCGCGAACGCCACGGCGAACCCGCCGAAGTTGACCGTCACCTGGAACTACCGGCCCGGTGACGGAACCGCGCAGCAGGCCGGCGCCCCGTTCAAGTCTTACGCGGGTGTCTGGGCGGTGAACACCACCACGCCGACACTGCGGGACAAGTTCACCGACGCCGACGGTGACACGGTCAATGGCACCTTCCAGGTTTACGACGCGGCCACGAACACGCCCATCACCACCCCTGCCGGCGACGGCGTGATCGTCTCCGGCTTCGTCACCCCCGGCTCCTGGGCCTCCGTGAAGGTACCCGCCGGGCAGCTGGTCAATGGCAAGACGTACAAGTTCCGCACCAACGCCTACGACGGCACCCACTACAACCTCAACTGGTCCCCCTGGCGCGAATTCGTCGTCGACACCACCGCCCCCGGAGAACCGAAGACCATCACATCAGCGACCTACCCGGAGAACTGGGGCGGCGGCGGAGCAGGCGTCTCCGGCACCTTCAACGTCAACACCGGCGTCTCCGACGCCCGTGAGGTGCAGTACCGGCTCGACCCGTACGAGGACGACGCGCCCGACGCCAACTGGACAGGCGTCGCCGCGACGGCCCCAGTGGCACGCGCCGTGGAGAACACCGCGTCCTACGCCCTCGCACCGGCCGCCGACGGCAACCACCTAGTACAGACCCGTAGCGTCGACCGCGCCGACAACGTCGGCCCGATCCGAGACTACGGCTTCACCGCAGGAAACCGGAACTACAACCGCCCGCCCAAGCTCGACATCACTCTTCCGCAACCGGACACGACCTCCCCCATTCCGGTCCAGACGGATGAGCCACAGCGGCATCCGCTGTACAAGCAGGGCTCGCAGTCCCGCGTCGTCCGCAACGGCACCAGCACGGTGACGATCACGCCGAGGGCCGAGCAGTCCGCCCTGGCGGCCTCCATGGCCGCCAAGGCTGTGCGGGCACCCACCCGCCCGGACCCCATTGTGAACAAACCCTGGTGCCAGCCGAGTCTGTTCGGCGAAGCCCAGAAGTCACTCTTCACTCGTACCGAAGCATGCCTGTTCATGGACCTGCGCTACGAGGCCCGGAGCAAGACCCTTCCCGGTGTCCCCGACATCGTGTACACGGCCGACTTCGAGACCCACTTCCAGGTCAAGACCGACCCGCACACCAGTGAGATCAAGACCTGGCTCCAGTTGGTCCCGATCCGCAACACCTTCCCCGCTGTGGATAAAGCGGTGATCTTCGGCTCCGACGCGCCGGGCGCATACATCGACATCATGTGCAACAGCGACGGCTGCAACAACGGGGCCGGAGGCAAACCCATCGACTTCCACGGCTCGCTGAACTGGAACGGGGGCATGAACGGCAACCAGCCCAATGACACCCACATCAGCACCGGCACGTCCAACCACACTTGGAATGGCAAGGTCAACGACGCCACCCTCGGGCGAGACACCCATGTGTCCAAGAACCTGCCGATGTACTTGATCACCCAGCCCATGCCCGGCGTGGATCCGCCGCCTGCTCCGGACGGTAGGAAGCGCGAGTGGGGAAACCACGTCCCCGCGATAGCACCCGAGCTCACGGTCCGCTGCGACAAGGTCGCGTCCTACGGCGCACCGGGCTGCATATTGTCGCAGTACATCCCGACGTTCAAGTTCAACACAGCCAAATATCCGGCCGCGGCGGCGCACGCCTGGGTGGTGCAGAACCGGTCCGCGTCGAAGGGACTGGGCGTCATCCTCACGAAGCCGCTGCTCTACCATCCTCCCCCCGCCCGGGCGGCCAGCGGCTGGGACACCGACACATCCCGTGACGTGATGTGCGCCAAGTACGGGGGCAAGCGTGTCGGCGGGTACGTACCGAAAAAGACCTTCGTCAAACACCCGTGGACGTTCCTGCACCCTGAGCTGACCAGCAACGGCAAGGACGAGGTGAACTGTGACGAGTTCCCGTTCGCTGCCACCTACCAGTCGGCCGGTCTGCCCTCCTCCCACGGTGGCTTGATGCCCGCAGGAAGAGACGGCGGCGGTGAGTGCCTTCAGACGGTCGCGGCCAAAGTCGACAACGGCAGCGAGCACCTTCTGGACGACACCCGGTACGACCCGCCGACCTGGAACGAGAAATGCGGCAGGTCGTCCATGTCGGGCGAAGTCAACCAGGGCTCAATGCGCCGGTTCGGCAGCGATTTCTCGTCGAAGTTCCGGCTGATCGACAAGGACGCGTATCTGCTCGACCCGGGCAACGCCTGGTTCAGGACGTGCAATACCACCACGGCTGACCTCGTCTGTGTGATGACCAAGCCCTGA
- the istB gene encoding IS21-like element helper ATPase IstB, whose amino-acid sequence MSVMDSALRESLKSLRLSGMLETLDARLAQAHGGELGHLDFLQVLCQDEITRRETVAFQRRLTRAKFEQQVTLEEFDFTASSKLPAAQIRDLGALHWLHSGESVILFGPVGVGKTHVAQALGHLAVRQVANVRFAKTSRILADLAGRHADRTWDKRIRELVRPDVLILDDFAMRQLGAAQAADLYELVSERQGRSLIITSNRAPSDWYPLFPNPVVAESLLDRLINTSHQVIMNGPSYRPNKRPKNPTDRPAKPTIT is encoded by the coding sequence ATGAGCGTGATGGATTCTGCCCTGCGTGAGTCGCTGAAGTCGCTGCGGCTCTCGGGGATGCTGGAAACCCTCGATGCCCGTCTGGCCCAGGCCCACGGCGGCGAGCTCGGGCACCTGGACTTCCTGCAGGTCCTCTGCCAGGACGAGATCACCCGGCGCGAGACCGTCGCCTTCCAACGGCGCCTGACTCGGGCGAAGTTCGAGCAGCAGGTCACCCTGGAGGAGTTCGACTTCACCGCCTCCTCGAAGCTCCCGGCCGCCCAGATCCGCGATCTCGGGGCCCTGCACTGGCTCCATTCGGGCGAGTCGGTCATCCTCTTCGGCCCGGTCGGGGTCGGTAAGACACACGTCGCCCAGGCCCTCGGTCACCTCGCCGTCCGCCAGGTCGCGAACGTCCGCTTCGCCAAGACCAGCCGGATCCTCGCGGACCTCGCCGGCCGCCACGCGGACCGCACCTGGGACAAGCGGATCCGTGAACTGGTACGGCCCGACGTGCTCATCCTCGACGACTTCGCCATGCGCCAGCTCGGAGCGGCCCAGGCCGCTGACCTCTACGAACTGGTCAGCGAACGGCAGGGCAGGTCCCTGATCATCACCAGCAACCGGGCGCCCAGCGACTGGTATCCGCTCTTCCCCAACCCTGTCGTCGCCGAGTCGCTGCTGGACCGGCTGATCAACACCAGCCACCAGGTCATCATGAACGGCCCCAGCTACCGCCCGAACAAGCGACCCAAGAACCCCACCGACAGGCCGGCCAAGCCCACGATCACCTAG
- the istA gene encoding IS21 family transposase produces the protein MVDITEIYVHWYAGRSKSELAASLGVDRKTIRKYLEPAEASGIAPGGPPMREADWAKLIKGWFPELVDRRLRQITWPEIDQHRGYIKNLLGTVTVSTIHQRLRDEHKLDVSIFSFRRWVHATLPDETTRWQVTVLRDDVEPGSEAQIDYGHLGQWTNPKTGKRHRIWAFVMVLPCSRHMFVRPVLYLHQHAWTEAHVAAFRYFGGVPRRLVPDNLRTGVDKPDLYDPKINKAYAELATHYGALVDPARAARPKDKPRVERPMPYIRDSFWRGREFTSIEHMQAEAVTWSQKVAGRRQCRPLQGAAPMAVFEAIEAETLLPLPPTPFVLARWSTAVVGPDIHVKVGHTLYSVPWKLIGRRVDVRSTATMVQVFLDGDLVKTHVALEQGKRTDRSDYPPEKIAFQMRTPIWCRTQASEVGDACRTVVDQLLEVNALYRLRAAQGILGLKKKYGDARLEAACARAITIGDPSYRTIKGILIAGTETDPEPESSGDAGAAAFLHGPKRLFASVAPSETADEIHDDQVHGEVEGSI, from the coding sequence GTGGTCGACATCACCGAGATCTACGTCCACTGGTACGCGGGCCGCTCGAAGAGCGAGCTGGCCGCGTCGCTGGGGGTGGATCGCAAGACGATCAGGAAGTACCTGGAGCCGGCGGAGGCGTCCGGGATCGCTCCGGGCGGGCCGCCGATGCGGGAGGCCGACTGGGCCAAGCTGATCAAGGGATGGTTTCCCGAGCTCGTTGACCGGCGGCTGCGGCAGATCACGTGGCCTGAGATCGACCAGCACCGCGGCTACATCAAGAATCTGCTGGGGACGGTGACCGTCTCCACGATCCACCAGCGGTTGCGGGACGAGCACAAGCTGGACGTGTCGATCTTCTCGTTCCGCCGGTGGGTGCACGCCACGCTGCCCGATGAGACGACAAGGTGGCAGGTCACGGTCTTGCGCGATGACGTCGAGCCGGGCTCGGAGGCCCAGATCGACTACGGCCACCTCGGCCAGTGGACCAATCCGAAGACCGGCAAGCGCCACCGGATCTGGGCCTTCGTGATGGTGCTGCCGTGCTCGCGGCACATGTTCGTCCGCCCGGTCCTCTACCTGCACCAGCACGCCTGGACCGAGGCCCACGTCGCCGCCTTCCGCTACTTCGGGGGCGTCCCGCGGCGGCTGGTGCCGGACAACCTGCGGACCGGGGTCGACAAGCCCGATCTCTACGATCCGAAGATCAACAAGGCGTATGCCGAGCTCGCCACCCACTACGGGGCATTGGTCGATCCGGCTCGCGCTGCCCGGCCCAAGGACAAGCCGCGGGTCGAGCGGCCGATGCCCTACATCCGGGACTCGTTCTGGCGCGGGCGGGAGTTCACCTCGATCGAGCACATGCAGGCCGAGGCTGTGACCTGGAGTCAGAAGGTGGCCGGCCGACGGCAGTGCCGACCGTTGCAGGGAGCCGCCCCGATGGCAGTGTTCGAGGCCATCGAAGCCGAGACCCTGCTGCCGCTGCCGCCCACTCCGTTCGTGCTGGCCCGCTGGTCAACCGCGGTGGTCGGGCCGGACATCCACGTCAAGGTCGGCCACACCCTCTACTCGGTGCCCTGGAAACTGATCGGCCGCCGGGTCGACGTCCGCTCGACCGCCACGATGGTGCAGGTCTTCCTCGACGGCGACCTGGTCAAGACTCACGTGGCACTTGAGCAGGGAAAACGCACCGACAGGAGCGACTACCCGCCGGAGAAGATCGCCTTCCAGATGCGCACGCCGATCTGGTGCCGGACCCAGGCATCCGAGGTCGGGGATGCCTGCCGGACCGTCGTCGACCAGCTGCTGGAGGTCAACGCGCTCTACCGGCTCCGCGCCGCCCAGGGCATCCTCGGGCTGAAGAAGAAGTACGGCGACGCGAGGCTGGAGGCCGCCTGCGCGAGGGCCATCACGATCGGAGACCCGTCCTACCGCACCATCAAGGGCATCCTGATCGCCGGCACCGAGACCGATCCGGAGCCCGAATCGAGCGGGGACGCGGGAGCCGCGGCCTTCCTCCACGGGCCCAAGCGGCTGTTCGCCTCCGTCGCCCCGTCCGAGACGGCGGATGAGATCCACGACGACCAGGTCCACGGCGAAGTTGAGGGAAGCATCTGA
- a CDS encoding DUF6000 family protein, giving the protein MSTVPGQDAAMRDVQSDPELQDLVRRFVTPGRRYLRLGGSVFRLSPVERSAFVRDLAQAAYEITPVELGVLFEGGWRERKTAAWLVAVAHRSEFRELIGRLLLASEGPYAGAAYCVALAKFGTAADAELLSAYLDHYLSRPDLDYDQAVVLGTLLYLDEILGSEYTTRFLAPAGPWDRWLEVRAVAALDPHDCRQAVQQLCAFVDETAEVFASLACGS; this is encoded by the coding sequence ATGAGTACCGTCCCGGGCCAGGATGCGGCTATGCGTGATGTCCAGAGCGATCCCGAGTTGCAGGATCTGGTTCGGCGGTTCGTCACGCCTGGTCGGCGATACCTTCGGTTGGGCGGGAGCGTTTTCCGGTTGAGCCCGGTCGAGCGCTCCGCGTTTGTGCGGGATCTGGCTCAGGCTGCGTACGAAATCACTCCGGTGGAGCTCGGCGTCCTCTTCGAGGGTGGATGGCGCGAGCGCAAGACTGCCGCCTGGCTGGTTGCTGTGGCCCACAGGTCCGAGTTCCGCGAGCTCATAGGTCGGCTCCTGCTGGCCAGCGAGGGGCCGTATGCGGGCGCGGCATACTGCGTCGCCCTTGCGAAGTTCGGTACTGCAGCGGATGCCGAACTGCTCAGCGCATACCTTGATCACTACTTGTCGCGTCCCGACCTCGACTACGACCAGGCAGTCGTCCTTGGGACGCTTCTGTACCTCGATGAGATTCTCGGCTCCGAGTACACGACACGGTTCCTTGCCCCGGCCGGCCCCTGGGACCGATGGCTCGAAGTCCGGGCCGTGGCGGCTCTCGACCCGCATGACTGTCGGCAGGCCGTGCAGCAACTGTGCGCTTTCGTCGACGAGACCGCTGAGGTCTTCGCCTCGCTGGCCTGCGGGAGCTGA
- a CDS encoding DUF5958 family protein translates to MTERDIILNELAQGLRPMSQGIEWFDTHSPEEQAEILLFLRHHCVQARALTEDGPESIRRAGLRPTHTPAVLITCCPIDQQLGKIAGLTPVDERRKAFRLLVEVLAVADERRRERFCSGGCGHWWHNLPVADG, encoded by the coding sequence ATGACCGAGCGGGACATCATCCTCAACGAACTTGCCCAAGGACTGCGCCCGATGTCACAGGGCATCGAGTGGTTCGACACCCACAGCCCGGAGGAGCAGGCCGAGATACTCCTGTTCCTGCGCCACCACTGCGTGCAGGCGCGCGCCCTCACCGAAGACGGACCGGAGAGCATCCGACGTGCCGGGCTGCGCCCGACGCACACCCCGGCGGTCTTGATCACCTGCTGCCCGATCGACCAGCAACTGGGGAAGATCGCCGGCCTCACCCCTGTCGACGAACGACGCAAGGCGTTCCGGCTACTGGTCGAGGTCCTCGCGGTCGCAGACGAACGGCGCCGCGAACGCTTCTGCTCCGGCGGATGCGGTCACTGGTGGCACAACCTGCCCGTCGCCGACGGGTGA
- a CDS encoding ATP-binding cassette domain-containing protein, with translation MVLAFKDLDFRYGRKTQVFSGLGLRVDSGSTVLLGPNGAGKSTLMALAASQLFPSQGSVSWRDLSPTGRRDRRRYRKAVAWIPQHITPIPGLNVREQVAYSGWLKGMSRSAAWEASGQAVSRVGLADLAQRKSHQVSGGQLRRMGIAGALTHRSELILMDEPTAGLDPQQRAVFRSLIEELCDSVQVIVSTHQTEDLADLYRDVVVLDRGIIRFQGTTEEFHSLADSVVSPREQAEAAYTRLVSREA, from the coding sequence ATGGTTCTGGCTTTCAAGGATCTCGACTTCCGCTACGGTCGGAAGACACAAGTTTTCAGTGGTCTAGGTCTTCGAGTCGACAGCGGGTCCACCGTCTTACTCGGTCCCAACGGGGCGGGCAAGTCAACACTGATGGCCCTTGCGGCTTCTCAACTGTTTCCATCTCAGGGGTCGGTCTCCTGGCGCGATCTGAGCCCTACGGGCCGTCGTGACCGCAGGAGGTACCGGAAAGCGGTTGCCTGGATTCCGCAGCACATCACGCCCATTCCGGGCTTGAACGTGCGAGAGCAGGTTGCCTACTCCGGCTGGCTGAAAGGTATGTCGCGCTCCGCGGCCTGGGAGGCATCCGGTCAAGCCGTCAGCAGGGTCGGGCTCGCGGATCTCGCGCAGCGCAAGAGCCACCAGGTCTCCGGCGGGCAGCTACGCCGCATGGGCATCGCCGGAGCGCTCACTCATCGCAGCGAACTCATCCTCATGGATGAACCGACGGCAGGACTCGATCCGCAACAGCGGGCGGTGTTCCGCTCCCTCATCGAGGAACTCTGCGACTCGGTGCAGGTCATCGTCTCCACCCATCAGACCGAAGACCTGGCCGACCTCTACAGAGACGTCGTGGTCCTCGACCGCGGGATCATCCGCTTCCAAGGAACCACCGAAGAGTTCCACTCCCTCGCCGACTCGGTCGTCTCACCGCGAGAACAGGCCGAAGCCGCGTACACGCGCCTGGTCAGCCGGGAGGCCTGA
- a CDS encoding DUF7224 domain-containing protein — protein MLIRTVIRSSSATLALPFLILFVFAALGDDLSSWVTPHYWPSATGNSTFALPFVSAACAAVAAWEGARLKRGRVFEQAPVRGSWAIALPLLLPVALMGLLAMATALYISVDAADVGTGLPDWGIIAVVAGVLMTNTLAGHLVGRVMSGLLAAPVALIASFFCNAYPSSWSIYWLRHLVGGGLDSCCSADVTVDRAAVLSALVSTTALSLACAVLIHRRGGAAALITAVVLSATGFGTAAYIARDLTSEPVQARPTNALVCDGSRPTICLWPEVNDKAMVQRHAREAVARLESAGIRVPKTLTMAQHAVGPETYVLGIPTNPRAEDLPAGVASGLLPQIPTCALEGKPYPAGNAAAPVAAWLYATAGERSDVTAGRFGEQEAALAQNIRKQPSSVQLDWYQRNMKAMSSCGAPPQLTIAGGAR, from the coding sequence ATGCTGATCCGCACCGTGATCCGCTCATCATCGGCAACCCTCGCCCTGCCCTTCCTCATCCTCTTCGTCTTCGCAGCCCTCGGCGACGACCTGAGCTCCTGGGTCACACCCCACTACTGGCCGTCGGCCACAGGCAACTCGACATTCGCACTCCCCTTCGTCAGCGCGGCCTGCGCCGCCGTAGCAGCATGGGAAGGCGCCCGCCTGAAACGGGGCCGGGTCTTCGAACAAGCCCCCGTACGCGGGTCCTGGGCGATCGCCCTCCCCCTGCTGCTCCCGGTCGCCCTGATGGGGCTACTCGCCATGGCGACCGCGCTCTACATCTCCGTCGACGCCGCCGACGTCGGCACCGGACTCCCCGACTGGGGAATCATCGCCGTGGTAGCCGGTGTACTGATGACAAACACACTCGCCGGACACCTCGTCGGACGCGTCATGTCCGGCCTCCTCGCCGCACCCGTCGCACTCATCGCCAGCTTCTTCTGCAACGCCTACCCCTCCTCGTGGAGCATCTACTGGCTACGCCACCTCGTAGGAGGCGGACTCGACAGCTGCTGCTCAGCCGACGTGACCGTGGACAGGGCAGCGGTGCTCAGCGCCCTCGTCTCCACCACCGCTCTCAGCCTCGCCTGCGCCGTTCTGATCCATCGCAGAGGCGGCGCGGCCGCCTTGATCACCGCTGTCGTCCTGTCAGCAACCGGATTCGGAACCGCGGCCTACATCGCACGCGACCTCACGTCGGAGCCGGTGCAAGCCCGCCCAACCAACGCCCTGGTCTGCGACGGCAGCCGGCCCACGATCTGCCTGTGGCCTGAGGTGAACGACAAGGCCATGGTGCAACGCCACGCCCGCGAAGCTGTGGCCCGACTGGAAAGCGCCGGAATCCGCGTACCCAAAACCCTGACCATGGCCCAGCACGCAGTGGGACCAGAGACCTACGTATTGGGCATTCCGACCAATCCCCGCGCCGAGGACCTCCCGGCAGGCGTCGCGTCCGGCCTACTGCCACAAATCCCCACTTGCGCACTCGAAGGCAAGCCGTACCCGGCAGGGAACGCTGCAGCCCCCGTGGCCGCCTGGCTCTACGCCACCGCAGGAGAACGATCCGATGTCACCGCAGGCAGGTTCGGCGAACAGGAGGCAGCACTCGCCCAGAACATCAGAAAGCAACCCTCCTCCGTCCAACTGGACTGGTACCAGCGCAACATGAAGGCCATGAGCTCCTGCGGGGCACCACCACAGCTCACCATCGCAGGAGGCGCCAGGTGA
- a CDS encoding aminoglycoside phosphotransferase family protein yields MVRTKSQRAWLRDLPRLVAKFERRWGITTSEPFRSGTSAWVAPGVTQDGREAVLKIVWPHPEAAGEAAGLRHWAGRGAAELYASDAEHFALLLERCSPGTALSTAGLRPEEALAEGAQVLRRLWSAVPHGDVGLESITDVAEKWCLEAEERYREFRPSFDRALVGKGLGLLRSLPLSTTRNVVVHGDFNPGNIVRANREPWLAIDAKPAVGDPGIDPEPLVAQVDNPFARSNPAAALRQRYTLVADIVEEPAERLIAWALARTVQSALWSVAHGQDGLDDMSDATVLAGLLGI; encoded by the coding sequence ATGGTGCGGACCAAGAGTCAGCGGGCCTGGCTCCGTGACCTGCCCCGCCTTGTCGCGAAGTTCGAGCGGCGGTGGGGCATCACTACGTCGGAACCTTTTCGCTCCGGGACTTCCGCCTGGGTGGCGCCGGGCGTAACCCAGGACGGCCGCGAAGCCGTTCTGAAGATCGTATGGCCGCATCCCGAGGCCGCCGGCGAGGCAGCTGGCCTGCGCCACTGGGCAGGCCGGGGCGCTGCCGAACTGTACGCGTCGGACGCCGAACACTTCGCGCTGCTCTTGGAGCGTTGTTCACCCGGTACCGCGCTCTCCACCGCAGGGCTGCGCCCGGAAGAGGCCCTGGCGGAGGGCGCCCAGGTGCTTCGTCGGCTGTGGAGCGCGGTCCCTCACGGGGATGTCGGCCTGGAGAGCATCACCGATGTCGCCGAGAAGTGGTGTCTGGAAGCCGAGGAGCGGTACCGGGAGTTCCGGCCGTCGTTCGACCGCGCCTTGGTCGGCAAGGGTCTGGGCCTGCTGCGATCGCTGCCCCTCAGTACCACCCGGAACGTGGTGGTGCATGGAGATTTCAACCCCGGCAACATCGTCCGGGCGAACCGTGAGCCGTGGCTCGCCATCGACGCCAAGCCAGCTGTCGGGGACCCGGGCATCGATCCCGAGCCCTTGGTGGCCCAGGTGGACAATCCCTTCGCCCGGTCGAATCCGGCGGCGGCGCTGCGACAGCGGTACACGCTCGTCGCCGACATAGTGGAGGAGCCGGCCGAGCGGCTGATCGCCTGGGCCCTCGCCCGTACCGTCCAGTCTGCTCTGTGGAGCGTCGCCCATGGGCAGGACGGGCTGGACGACATGTCCGACGCCACCGTGCTCGCCGGACTCCTCGGCATCTGA
- a CDS encoding GNAT family N-acetyltransferase has product MTPDHINGTLSVGQRDSELSERLSQGLDEVNFPATGTTAADQSSLSVKVLDDAGRLIGGLAAWTWGGLLGIEMLWIREKSRKDGWGTKILIAAEEEARRRGCDRACVSSFTFQAPGFYQRHGYVETGRTLGIPGGAEDIHMFKALTHGSMGHSTTGRPPIEGSSGEQGRL; this is encoded by the coding sequence ATGACACCTGATCACATCAATGGGACGTTGAGTGTCGGTCAACGTGACTCGGAACTCAGCGAGCGCCTGTCCCAGGGCTTGGACGAGGTCAACTTCCCAGCCACTGGAACCACTGCTGCCGATCAGAGTTCGCTGTCCGTGAAGGTTCTCGACGATGCCGGCAGGCTCATCGGGGGTCTGGCCGCTTGGACTTGGGGTGGGCTACTCGGCATCGAAATGCTCTGGATCCGTGAGAAGAGCCGTAAGGACGGATGGGGAACGAAGATCCTCATCGCTGCGGAGGAGGAGGCGCGTCGGCGCGGCTGCGATCGCGCCTGCGTATCGTCTTTCACCTTTCAGGCCCCCGGGTTCTACCAGCGTCACGGCTATGTCGAGACCGGCCGGACCTTGGGCATCCCAGGTGGCGCCGAGGACATCCACATGTTCAAGGCCCTGACGCACGGCTCGATGGGGCACTCGACCACCGGGCGCCCTCCCATTGAGGGAAGCAGTGGCGAACAAGGGAGGTTGTGA